A region from the Variovorax sp. V93 genome encodes:
- a CDS encoding pentapeptide repeat-containing protein, producing the protein MADDLLPAIPPNFSPGNRQLITDYYVPKNVVDEAVAFKFKVFNRLNARKITFKNVSFEHSVFDGCYLRSCVFDSCNFTGCRFIGSNLHQSSFPGSRFDYATFERCQIDSDILMAWTPAEENLKMRFARSLRMNFQQIGDARAVNEAITLELHATARHLLESWRSEDEFHRKKYPGLRRVRQFLAWVEFWVLHFVWGNGESVPALLRTIAIAMVLIAVYDANALKGSATILDYWESLKDAPAIFLGTLSRPFHTTTAASMIVAARLVALSLLTALLVKRFGRR; encoded by the coding sequence ATGGCAGACGATCTCTTGCCTGCAATCCCACCTAATTTTTCTCCTGGCAATAGACAGCTCATCACCGACTACTACGTCCCAAAAAACGTTGTGGACGAGGCTGTTGCGTTCAAGTTCAAGGTCTTCAACCGCCTCAACGCGCGCAAGATCACGTTCAAAAACGTGTCGTTTGAGCATAGCGTGTTCGACGGGTGTTATTTGCGCAGTTGCGTCTTTGACTCTTGCAACTTCACGGGGTGCCGATTCATTGGTTCTAACCTCCATCAGTCGAGCTTCCCCGGATCCAGATTCGACTACGCGACCTTCGAGCGCTGCCAAATCGACTCAGACATCCTGATGGCTTGGACCCCTGCAGAAGAGAACCTCAAGATGCGCTTCGCGCGTTCCTTGCGGATGAACTTCCAGCAGATTGGCGATGCTAGGGCAGTGAATGAGGCGATCACGCTTGAGCTCCATGCCACGGCACGTCATCTGCTCGAATCATGGCGATCCGAGGACGAGTTCCACCGCAAGAAGTACCCCGGCCTTCGGCGCGTCCGCCAGTTCCTGGCCTGGGTCGAGTTCTGGGTGCTTCATTTCGTTTGGGGAAATGGTGAGAGCGTTCCTGCGCTGTTGCGGACGATCGCCATCGCGATGGTGCTCATCGCGGTCTACGACGCCAATGCATTAAAGGGCTCGGCGACCATCCTAGACTACTGGGAAAGCCTGAAGGACGCCCCTGCAATTTTCTTGGGTACCCTTTCCCGCCCCTTCCACACGACTACAGCAGCGTCGATGATCGTCGCCGCGAGGCTAGTCGCCTTGTCGCTGCTTACTGCGCTCTTGGTGAAGCGCTTCGGTCGTCGATGA